The genome window TTCCAATTCAGGCTTTTCCAGAAATAGGCCAGCCCCGCAGTCAGCGGAATCTTCAGAACCGGGTTCCAATCACGCCCGCCCGCTTCTATCAACAAGACACGGTGCTGGCCGTCCTCGCTCAGCCGATTGGCAAGGACACACCCGGCAGAGCCTGCGCCCACGACGATAAAGTCGTATGTGCCCGCTGCGGCGTCCATCAGAACGGAAACTCCGCGCCGTTCATCGCGATCGCTTGACCACTGACATAGGCCGCATCGGGCGATGCCAGCCAGGACACAGTCGCGGCTACATCGTCGGGCGTGCCAAACCGGCCCATGGGAACGGTAGCGCGAAACATCTCGACCACCTCATCAGGGGACTTGTTGAGCACTTTTGAGAACCCCTCGGCAATACTGGTCCAGAACGGCGTTTTGATGTGCCCCGGTGCATAACAGTTGACGGTAATCTTGTGGGGCGCAAGTTCAACCGCAAGCGATTGGGTCAGCATGATGATCGCCGCCTTCGAGGCGCAGTAGCCCGAGATATTTGGCACCCCACGCCGCCCGGCCCCGGATGAGGCATTGACGATTGTTCCACCACGCCCTTGCGCCACCATCGCCCGCGCCGCCGCGCGACAGCCCAGGAACACGCCGTCTACATTGACGTCCATGATCCGCTTCCAGTCGGCATAGCTGGTGTCCGCGACCGGCGCGATCTGGATGATCCCGGCGTTGTTGACCATGATGTCCAGCCCGCCAAACCGGGCTGTAGTTTGGTCGATCAGCCCGTCCACAGCCGCCTCGTCTGTCATATCCAGCGTGACCGCTATCGCGTCTGCATCCAGGCTTTGCGCGACGTCCTTGGCAAGCGCACCGTTAAGATCGGCAACAACGATTTTGGCACCCTCAGCCGCCAGCCTGCGCACGATTCCTTCGCCGATCCCACTGGCACCGCCGGTGATGATGGCGGTTTTTCCGCTGTGAATGCCGGTCATCGCGATGCCTTTGCGTTAGGGTCGCGCCACAGGGCGTCGCGCGCCATTGGAACGGCCAGAATATCGGGGTCGAATGCGGGCAGCTCGTAGCCACCGGGTTGGGGTGGAACAGCCTTGTAACCGCGCGCAGCCTCGATCGCGGCCAGCACATCGGGGCGGGTATAATAGGCGCTGTAAAATGCTATGGTTGCGGCGTCGAATACTTCGGGGATGTCCGCTTCGGCCGCTTTCAGCGCCTGGGTCCGCGCGTCCGGGGACAGC of Paracoccaceae bacterium contains these proteins:
- a CDS encoding glucose 1-dehydrogenase: MTGIHSGKTAIITGGASGIGEGIVRRLAAEGAKIVVADLNGALAKDVAQSLDADAIAVTLDMTDEAAVDGLIDQTTARFGGLDIMVNNAGIIQIAPVADTSYADWKRIMDVNVDGVFLGCRAAARAMVAQGRGGTIVNASSGAGRRGVPNISGYCASKAAIIMLTQSLAVELAPHKITVNCYAPGHIKTPFWTSIAEGFSKVLNKSPDEVVEMFRATVPMGRFGTPDDVAATVSWLASPDAAYVSGQAIAMNGAEFPF